A single window of Salvelinus namaycush isolate Seneca chromosome 11, SaNama_1.0, whole genome shotgun sequence DNA harbors:
- the si:dkeyp-66d1.7 gene encoding myeloid-associated differentiation marker homolog: MSIVVVHSNPLFWVRLCALVFSCVAFAVTIHGADLKHGTGDWCVFCWAFSFAGTLLVLLVELFGLQTRAPVSWKNFPITFACYASLLCLSASIIFPLYFLKGQTSRNETHNYRIVATVFSCLATIAYMSEVSISKARPGEVAGYMATAPGLLKVCETFVACVIFVFISDPVSYNSHDALRWCLAVYCICFILSAAIIVLCICECTGCLPFPFARFLSAYALLAVIMYLSATIVWPIFSFDRKHGGTSSRPTFCGNSQGLCAWDKQMAVAVLTAVNFVLYLADLIYSARLVFITV, translated from the coding sequence ATGTCGATAGTGGTGGTGCACTCCAACCCCCTGTTCTGGGTGCGTTTGTGtgctctggtcttctcctgtgtGGCTTTTGCTGTGACCATCCATGGGGCCGACCTCAAGCACGGTACAGGGGACTGGTGTGTGTTCTGCTGGGCCTTCAGTTTCGCTGGGACCCTGTTGGTGTTGCTGGTAGAGCTGTTTGGCCTGCAGACCCGTGCCCCCGTCTCCTGGAAAAACTTCCCCATCACCTTCGCCTGCTATGCCTCCCTGCTCTGCCTCTCCGCCTCAATCATCTTCCCCCTCTATTTCCTCAAGGGCCAGACCTCCCGCAACGAGACTCATAACTACCGCATCGTGGCCACCGTCTTCTCCTGCCTGGCCACCATCGCTTACATGAGTGAGGTGAGCATCAGCAAAGCCCGGCCAGGTGAGGTAGCAGGTTACATGGCCACTGCCCCGGGTCTGCTGAAAGTGTGTGAAACCTTCGTGGCCTGCGTCATCTTTGTCTTCATCAGCGACCCGGTGTCCTACAACTCTCACGATGCACTGAGGTGGTGCCTGGCCGTCTACTGCATCTGTTTCATCCTGTCGGCGGCCATCATTGTGCTGTGTATCTGCGAGTGCACCGGCTGCCTGCCTTTCCCCTTCGCCCGCTTCCTGTCTGCCTACGCCCTACTCGCTGTCATCATGTACCTCTCCGCTACCATCGTCTGGCCCATTTTTTCATTTGACAGGAAGCACGGGGGCACTTCCTCCAGGCCCACTTTCTGTGGTAACAGTCAAGGGCTGTGTGCATGGGACAAGCAGATGGCTGTGGCTGTGCTCACTGCAGTCAACTTTGTGCTCTACCTGGCAGACCTGATCTACTCTGCCCGACTGGTGTTTATTACTGTGTGA
- the LOC120056071 gene encoding E3 ubiquitin/ISG15 ligase TRIM25-like, giving the protein MAQTGPLDREQLCCSICLEILKEPVALPCGHRYCMGCIRACWGEDDSSYIFSCPQCRQTFTPRPILKRNTILAEMVEKLNTGGLQAAPSGQRCRYAADVACDICLGGQIKATRSCLVCLASYCAAHLHTHNKSPALKKHTLVEATMPLQGRICSHHDRLLEIYCCTDQQCVCLLCVMDEHRSHATVSAAAESTKKRRQLGKTRKKSKLRMQAKENELLDLRQALQSLKVMHCGDP; this is encoded by the exons ATGGCACAAACAGGTCCTCTGGATAGAGAGCAATTGTGCTGCTCAATTTGTCTGGAGATACTGAAGGAGCCAGTAGCTCTTCCCTGTGGACACCGCTACTGTATGGGCTGTATCAGGGCCTGCTGGGGTGAAGATGACTCCTCTTACATCTTCAGCTGTCCCCAATGCAGACAGACCTTCACTCCAAGACCAATTCTGAAGAGAAACACCATTTTGGCTGAGATGGTGGAGAAACTGAATACAGGAGGACTCCAAGCTGCACCCTCTGGTCAACGCTGCCGGTATGCTGCAGATGTGGCGTGTGATATCTGCCTCGGTGGTCAGATCAAAGCCACCAGATCCTGCTTGGTGTGTCTGGCCTCTTACTGTGCAGCTCACCTCCACACTCACAACAAATCTCCTGCCCTTAAGAAGCATACCCTGGTTGAAGCCACCATGCCACTGCAGGGGCGGATCTGCTCTCATCACGATAGACTACTGGAGATCTATTGTTGTACTGAtcagcagtgtgtctgtctgctgtgtgtgatgGATGAACACAGGAGCCATGCTACCGTCTCAGCTGCAGCAGAAAGCACCAAGAAACGG AGGCAGCTGGGGAAGACGAGGAAGAAATCCAAACTGAGAATGCAAGCCAAAGAAAACGAACTGCTGGATCTGAGACAGGCTCTGCAGTCACTAAAGGTGATGCACTGTGGAGATCCGTAG
- the ftr66 gene encoding tripartite motif-containing protein 16, translated as MAAMAKSEHSAQTAVEDSQKIFTELICSIERRCCEVRELIRAQEKTAVSQTEGLILRLELEVAELRKKDCELEQLSHTEDHIYFLQNCQSISKSTELTDTPRITVVPLVDFGQVRASVSALQKRLEDLFKGEWPKISRAAGTVKLLQCSEPRIRPEFLYYSCQLTLDPRTAHRDLSVSEENKVVTVRARDHSCLEHPERFDHWSQVLCTEALSGRCYWEAEWSGSGINMAVAYKEMTRRGEGNNSHFGRNDKSWSLFCSRKGCTIWHNNVATRIPTSTSSRIGVYLDHRAGSLCFYSVSDTMTLLHRVQTTFTQPLYLGFEFMCFGVFVKLCQME; from the exons ATGGCAGCCATGGCCAAGTCCGAA CACTCTGCACAGACAGCAGTGGAGGACAGCCAGAAGATCTTTACTGAGCTGATCTGCTCCATAGAGAGAAGGTGCTGTGAGGTGAGAGAGCTGATCAGGGCCCAGGAGAAGACTGCAGTGAGTCAGACTGAAGGGCTCATACTGAGACTGGAGCTGGAGGTGGCTGAGCTGAGGAAGAAAGACTGTGAGCTGGAGCAGCTTTCACACACAGAGGATCATATCTATTTTCTACAG AACTGCCAGTCAATCTCTAAATCGACTGAACTCACAGACACACCCAGAATCACAGTGGTTCCTCTGGTGGATTTTGGTCAAGTTCGAGCCTCGGTATCAGCACTCCAGAAGAGATTGGAGGACCTGTTCAAAGGGGAATGGCCCAAAATATCCAGGGCAG CGGGCACAGTGAAACTCCTGCAGTGTTCAGAGCCCCGGATCAGACCAGAGTTCTTATACT ATTCTTGTCAGCTCACACTGGACCCCCGGACAGCCCACAGGGACCTGAGTGTGTCTGAGGAGAACAAGGTGGTGACAGTGAGGGCCAGGGACCACTCCTGCCTGGAGCACCCAGAGAGGTTTGATCACTGGAGCCAGGTGCTGTGTACTGAGGCCCTGTCAGGGCGCTGCTACTGGGAAGCCGAGTGGAGCGGGAGTGGCATCAATATGGCTGTGGCGTACAAAGAGATgaccaggagaggagagggcaacAACTCCCACTTTGGAcgcaatgacaagtcctggagtttgTTCTGTTCCAGAAAAGGTTGTACCATCTGGCACAATAACGTGGCCACTAGAATACCCACTTCAACCTCCTCTAGGATAGGAGTGTACCTGGATCACAGGGCAGGAAGTCTGTGTTTCTACAGCGTCTCTGACACAATGACCCTGCTCCATAGAGTCCAAACCACATTCACTCAGCCCCTCTATCTTGGCTTTGAGTTTATGTGTTTCGGAGTCTTCGTTAAATTGTGCCAGATGGAATGA